ctgtagctgctggtgccagacttggcggggctgtagctgctggtgccagacttggcggggcttttgctgctggtgccagacttggcggggctgtagctgctggtgccagacttggcggggcttttgctgccggtgccagacttggcggggcttttgctgctggtgccagacttggcggggctgtagctgctggtgccagacttggcggggctgtagctgctggtgccagacttggcggggctgtagctgctggtgccagacttggcggggctGTAGCTGCTGAtgccagacttggcggggctgtagctgctggtgccagacttggcggggctGTAGCTGCCggtgccagacttggcggggcttttgttgctggtgccagacttggcggggcttttgctgctggtgccagacttggcggggctTTTGCTGCCGGTGCCAGACTTGGTGGGGCTTTTGTTGctggtgccagacttggcggggctgtagctgctggtgccagacttggcggggcttttgctgctggtgccagacttggcggggcttttgctgctggtgccagattTGGCGGGGCTGTAGCTGCCggtgccagacttggcggggcttttgctgccggtgccagacttggcggggcttttgctgctggtgccagacttggcggggctGTAGCTGCTGGTGCCAGACTTGGCAGGGCTGTAGCTGctggtgccagacttggcggggctgtagctgctggtgccagacttggcggggctGTAGCTGCCggtgccagacttggcggggctGTAGCTGCCggtgccagacttggcggggcttttgttgctggtgccagacttggcggggctGTAGCTTCTGGTGCCAGACTTGTCGGGGCTGTAGCTGctggtgccagacttggcggggctTTTGCTGCTGGTGCCAGACTTGGCAGGGCTTTTGCTGCTGGTGCCAGACGGCGGGGCATTTGCTGCCggtgccagacttggcggggcttttgctgccggtgccagacttggcggggcttttgctgctggtgccagacttggcggggctTTTGCTGCTGGTGCCAGACTTGGTGGGGCTTTTGCTGctggtgccagacttggcggggctgtagctgctggtgccagacttggcggggctgtagctgctggtgccagacttggcggggcttttgctgctggtgccagacttggcggggctgtagctgctggtgccagacttggcggggcttttgctgccggtgccagacttggcggggcttttgctgctggtgccagacttggcggggctgtagctgctggtgccagacttggcggggctgtagctgctggtgccagacttggcggggctgtagctgctggtgccagacttggcggggctgtagctgctggtgccagacttggcggggctgtagctgctggtgccagacttggcggggctGTAGCTGCCggtgccagacttggcggggcttttgttgctggtgccagacttggcggggctTTTGCTGCTGGTGCCAGACTTGGTGGGGCTGTAGCTGCCGGTGCCAGACTTGGTGGGGCTTTTGTTGctggtgccagacttggcggggctgtagctgctggtgccagacttggcggggcttttgctgctggtgccagacttggcggggctTTTGCTGCTGGTGCCAGACGGCGGGGCATTTGCTGCCggtgccagacttggcggggcttttgctgccggtgccagacttggcggggcttttgctgctggtgccagacttggcggggctgtagctgctggtgccagacttggcggggctgtagctgctggtgccagacttggcggggctGTAGCTGCCggtgccagacttggcggggcttttgttgctggtgccagacttggcggggctGTAGCTTCTGGTGCCAGACTTGTCGGGGCTGTAGCTGctggtgccagacttggcggggctTTTGCTGCTGGTGCCAGACTTGGCAGGGCTTTTGCTGCTGGTGCCAGACGGCGGGGCATTTGCTGCCggtgccagacttggcggggcttttgctgctggtgccagacttggcggggctTTTGCTGCTGGTGCCAGACTTGGTGGGGCTTTTGCTGctggtgccagacttggcggggctgtagctgctggtgccagacttggcggggctgtagctgctggtgccagacttggcggggcttttgctgctggtgccagacttggcggggctgtagctgctggtgccagacttggcggggcttttgctgccggtgccagacttggcggggcttttgctgctggtgccagacttggcggggctgtagctgctggtgccagacttggcggggctgtagctgctggtgccagacttggcggggctgtagctgctggtgccagacttggcggggctgtagctgctggtgccagacttggcggggctgtagctgctggtgccagacttggcggggctgtagctgctggtgccagacttggcggggctgtagctgctggtgccagacttggcggggctGTAGCTGCCggtgccagacttggcggggcttttgttgctggtgccagacttggcggggcttttgctgctggtgccagacttggcggggctGTAGCTGCCGGTGCCAGACTTGGTGGGGCTTTTGTTGctggtgccagacttggcggggctgtagctgctggtgccagacttggcggggctTTTGCTGCTGGTGCCAGACTTGGTGGGGCTTTTGCTGCTGGTGCCAGACGGCGGGGCATTTGCTGCCGGTGCCAGACGGTGGGGCATTTGCTGCCggtgccagacttggcggggcttttgctgccggtgccagacttggcggggcttttgctgctggtgccagacttggcggggctgtagctgctggtgccagacttggcggggcttttgctgctggtgccagacttggcggggcttttgctgctggtgccagacttggcggggctgtagctgctggtgccagacttggcggggcttttgctgctggtgccagacttggcggggctgtagctgctggtgccagacttggcggggcttttgctgccggtgccagacttggcggggcttttgctgctggtg
This genomic window from Narcine bancroftii isolate sNarBan1 chromosome 3, sNarBan1.hap1, whole genome shotgun sequence contains:
- the LOC138756673 gene encoding uncharacterized protein, translating into MPRRLAPAAKALPSLAPAAKAPPSLAPAATAPTSLAPEATAPPSLAPATKAPPSLAPAATAPPSLAPAATAPPSLAPAATAPPSLAPAAKAPPSLAPAAKAPPSLAPAANAPPSGTSSKSPAKSGTSSKSPAKSGTSSYSPAKSGTSNKSPTKSGTGSYSPTKSGTSSKSPAKSGTSNKSPAKSGTGSYSPAKSGTSSYSPAKSATAPPSLAPAATAPPSLAPAAKAPPSLAPAAKAPPSLAPAAKAPPSLAPAAKAPPSLAPAANAPPSGTSSKSPAKSGTSSKSPAKSGTSSYSPDKSGTRSYSPAKSGTSNKSPAKSGTGSYSPAKSGTGSYSPAKSGTSSYSPAKSGTSSYSPAKSGTSSYSPAKSGTSSKSPAKSGTGSKSPAKSGTGSYSPAKSGTSSKSPAKSGTSSKSPAKSGTSSYSPAKSGTSNKSPTKSGTGSKSPAKSGTSSKSPAKSGTSNKSPAKSGTGSYSPAKSGTSSYSPAKSGISSYSPAKSGTSSYSPAKSGTSSYSPANSQNHAGDGLRHRAVRSLGPLHGRYITPPRIITGN